The sequence below is a genomic window from candidate division WOR-3 bacterium.
GAACAGACAGTATACTAAAAAGCGTCGTAAAACTGTTTTTTAAATGAGTCTTTGAGCGCCCGAAGATTTTTAACCCCGTAGAGAATCTCAACAAAGATAAATGTCTGGAATTTTGAAGGTAAAAGAATACTGGAAAAGCGACATGTCAAGTAAATAATTAATAAAGGTAAGAATTAATAGTAGAAATTCTCATACAAAGGCTTTTTATCAACACAATGTGGAATAATTGTGGATATATTGTTGAAATTTGTTAAATTTGTTTATTTTATGTTAATTATCTGTTAATAAGATAGTAGAAAGATGAAATATGTGAGGAAACATTGAGCGATAAAAAGGCTTTTAAACAGGAAGAGATTATACTTTTTGTTCAAAACCAAACAGAAGGTTGGAAAGATGCATATTTTTCTCATAATATTTCTGAAATCGCTGAAAACAACGCGAGGACTGAATTTGGCATAAGAAACGATGAAAAAATTCTTGCTCTGATAAACGAAGCTTTTCTTGAACAAAATATTGGTAAAAGTGGGTTTGTCTTCACTGACGAAAAAATCTGTATTAAACCGCCTTTCAGAGAAACGTTTTCGGTTAAATACAGCGATTTTCCAGAAACGCCTTTTTCATTTTTCAGAGAGAAAATTTCTTTGAACGAATCTTCTTCACAAAAAGATATGGTTTCATTGTGCCAGAAAATAAAGGTATTAGCCATGTATGGAGATCCCGATCACATAAAACTTCCTTCTGACCCCACAAAGAGCCCGCATCCTGTAAAGGACTGGTTTGTTTTTGCTCTGACTTTCATGTTTTTTATTATTTTAGTCCCTTGGCTGTCGTTTAGTGTAATTGGCCCTCGAGTTTCTCTTCCGAGCCCTGTCAGATATTTATCCTTGATAAGTATTCTTTCTTGGTTTATTTGGTTTAATTCTCATAGAGCAAAGATCAAAAGAAGAGAAAAAAAAACACTATTTTCCATTTTCAAAAGAATTGCATACGGTGTGTTTTTTTCAGCAGGATTTCTGGGGGCGGTTGTACTGGATAAGACAAGGACAAATCCCGGTTTAAATATGTCTTCTCTGTTGCCTGTTTTAGGGACGTCTTTGATTGGAGCAGTAGCTTTTATTGTTTTATTTCTGTTGCTGGAGAGGTTTTTTCTTCTTGCTGGACATAAGAGGAAGAGAAAAATAATCGTCAGGAAGTATCTGGAAGATCTTGAAAAAGAAGACAAAAACGGATTGATAGGTCTTCTTGACGCAGGCGTCTGCGACCTGGACGACGATGCTGAAATAAGAAAAGTCTGTTACGACATCGCGAATATTTCCATAAACCCTCTTAAAGAATACTGGGATCTCCTTCAAAAATCAGACCTCTTTGATTTTTTCCAATACGCAAAAGACAGAGGATACGATTTCGAAAAATGGGGAAAACCCGAGGTAATTGTAAATAAAATTGTGACATTTTAAATTTGGTTAATAAATATTTGGATTGTAAATTATCTTGAAGAGGGAAAAATATGGCAACAGACAAGGATTTCATCGAGTACATAACCGACCAGATGGCTGAAGCTGGTAAGATAACATACAGGAAAATGTTCGGGGAATACGCCGTATATCTCAATGGTAAAGTAGTAGCCCTGGTCTGCGACAACAAACTGTTCGTTAAACCGACAGAAGGCGGTGGAAAATTTATCGGCAATGTCGTTGAAGCTCCGGCTTACCCTGGAGCTAAAATGAGTTTTTTGATCGAAGAAGGATTTGAAGACACTGCATGGTTGAGCGAGCTCATGAGGATTACAGCTGAAAATCTCCCTGAACCTAAAAATAAGAAAAAAGGAACGAAGAATAGAGGAAAGGGTGAAAAAAAGGACAGGAGGTAAAAATACATGGAAAAATTGTTTTTTACAGTGATGACTTTTATATTTTTGTCCTGCAGCGCCTTCGCTGATGAAGAAATGTCTAACAGACCGGTTGTCAGAGCTTCACAATATGGTTTGACCTACGCGAAAAGCATCCCGGATGCGGCCTATGGGGATATGGGAAAAACGTTTATCTATTCTGTCGGATGGGAAAATGACGAAATCATATGTGAGTATAATTGGTATGCATATGAAATATACCTTGGCGGTCCTGGAGAGACAACAATTGTCCGCTTCGGTCCATGGCACAGGGGAAATGAGCCAAAGGAAGACCACCTCGCAATCGGCTTTTACAGAGACCAAGAAGTATTAAGAGAATATTCAACGGTTGAAATTAAGAACCTGGGAAGCGGTATCTCGGTCAGCGTGTCGCATTATGAAATATTCGGGGAAAAGCCGGGTTTTAGTTATGCCGGAGATGATGATTACGTCTTTGAAGTAAAAGGTGTCAGCGGAAAGCTTTTTTCATTCGATATTTCCTCGGGAGATCTTCTTAAATAGCTGTTTTCCTCCAAGATTTAGATAAATTTACAGAAAAACCTTTATTCCTGTGTTCTGAACTTATCTATCACACCAAGCCAGAAACCGTCTGTCTGACCGGATAAGGGATTCAGAGGTTCGTTTATATTGTAAATGTATCCTGTCTTGCCGTATCTTCCCTTTTTGCCTTCGTCAAAATACTCTTTATCCATTGCGATGTGTTTGACCCGGACGCAGATAGATGCGCCTTTGCCGTCGGAAAAGGTATCCTTCTCCCAAAGAAATTCACACTCAAGGCTTAGAAAACACTCGGCAACCCTTGGAGCATTAACCGTTTTAGACTTTTCGATCGTCAAACCCGATTTTGTTATCTCGTCGTCTTCAAATTCATTGTTCTTTATCGTCTTCAGACATTTGTCGAATATTTCAGAAGAAGGAAAGTTAATCACGCATTCTTTTGTGTTGATAAGGCTTCTGTACATATGACCTGATTTATTGACGTGACCGAATATGCACAAAAATTCGCCTTTGTCGGAAAAGAACGTCGACCACGACTGAAGGCAGGCGTTGGGTCTGCCGTTGTCTTTGTATGAAGTCACGAGAAAGACAGCAGAAGGAATAGCCGTGATGAGTTCTTTCCAGGGGAACATTGCCGATGCCCCAGGCCATGGTTCAATGTATTTGACGTCATTATCTTTTAATTCGATTTTCATGTTTTTAGCTCCTTGATTTATTGAAAAATATTGGTTTTTTTTTACCCATATATTAGAATTGCTTTTAACCTAGTTTAGTTGAAATTATTTTTTATTTCAATTGCTAATTGACGGAAAGGCTGTGTTTGATAACATAAAAGCGATGTAAAAACATTTTGTAAACACGAATGAAAATTAGATACATAGAAAATGTTTTTCCCAAAAAAGAGTACATTCAGAATACAAGGGAGTATAAAAAATGTTTAAATATATATTTGGTCCCGTTCCTTCGAGAAGGCTTGGAATGTCTTT
It includes:
- a CDS encoding TfoX/Sxy family protein gives rise to the protein MATDKDFIEYITDQMAEAGKITYRKMFGEYAVYLNGKVVALVCDNKLFVKPTEGGGKFIGNVVEAPAYPGAKMSFLIEEGFEDTAWLSELMRITAENLPEPKNKKKGTKNRGKGEKKDRR
- a CDS encoding flavin reductase, with protein sequence MFPWKELITAIPSAVFLVTSYKDNGRPNACLQSWSTFFSDKGEFLCIFGHVNKSGHMYRSLINTKECVINFPSSEIFDKCLKTIKNNEFEDDEITKSGLTIEKSKTVNAPRVAECFLSLECEFLWEKDTFSDGKGASICVRVKHIAMDKEYFDEGKKGRYGKTGYIYNINEPLNPLSGQTDGFWLGVIDKFRTQE